A stretch of DNA from Cryptomeria japonica chromosome 4, Sugi_1.0, whole genome shotgun sequence:
TTCTCCCCTTTACTAGCTCTGATTATTTCCCTATTCTGTTTATTATTTTTGAGGACATGGCTCCTAGGAAGTTACCTTTTAAGTTTGAGCCAACGTGGTTTCGGGATCGATCTTTTTTACCTTCACTAAAACAATGGTGGAGTTCAACTCCTTTTTTCTTCCTGGGTCTTGAATGTTTCAGCTTGTTAAGAAACTGGGCTTTTTAAAGTTAAGGATTAAGGATTGGAATGTgatgcattttaagaatatttttggagaGAAGGCCAGGATTCAGAAAGAAATTGAACAGCTTAATAAGAGCATTATTGCTTCAGGTATGTCCTCTTTATTGTATGATAAGCTTAAGTTACTGAATCTTTAGTTGAGTGAGattttggctagggaagaatcttattggaggcaaAAGTCTAGTGACCTTTGGCTCTTcgaaggggatagaaatactaaattctttcactcCTCTTCTAAGCTTAAGAGACTTCGCAGTCAAATTTCctgtattattgattctaatggcaATAGTCTAGTTGATGAAGATGATATTGCTTCCGAAGCTGTtaggttctttaagtctcttcttacaGTGGAACCGGTTGCGGTAGATAATGAGTTTGTGAACTCGATTCCCCCATTAGTGtctcaagaagataataagatgcttatggtCCCCTTCTTGTTGGCTGAGCTGAAAGAGATAGTATTTTCCATGCATCCGGAAAAGGCACCGGGCCGGGATGGTTTTACGGCTCTATTCTTTCAGAAGTGTTGGGACTTTATAGGTAATGACATGCTGTTAGCCTTGGAGGAATCCAGAAGAAATAGGTCGATATTGAAGGAGcttaatactactcttattgctatTATTCTGAAAGTGGATAATCCTAGCGCTTTTTCAGACTTTCATCCTATTGCCTTGTGTACCACCTTATATAAAAATTTTACTAAGGTTATTTCGGTTAGGCTTTCTAGGCTCCTTCCTTGGATAATTCCCTTGGAACAGGGTGGTTTTGTGCCTGGTCGGGAGACATCTGAAGGTGCATTTTAGCTCATGAAATCCTGCACTCCATATCTCAACAAAAGGTCTCACCCATGATTCTTAAACTAGACATGCTTAAGGCTTATGATCGTGCTAATTGGCAGTCCCTTGTGGCTGTTTTGTATCATTTGGGGTTTTCGCATTGTTGGATCAAGTGGGTGTTTTCATGTATATCCTCTGGTCGCTTCTCAGTTTTGATTAATGGTTCTCCCTCAAGGATCTTTGCTTCCTCCTGGGGAATTAGGCAAGGGAATCCcttgtctccttttttgtttattcttttggcaAAAGAATTAAGTAGGGCCATCTCTAATGCTACGTCATCTGGTTTATGGTCAGGTATCAGAGTGGATGGCTTCCCTTCTCCACAATCTCATTGCTTGTTTGTTGATGATACGCTTCTGTTTGGGGTGGCCTCTCTGAGGGAAGCTCGAGTTATAAAGAAAATCATCTCTGATTATGCTGCTTTTTCTAGACAAAAAGTTAATAATCAGAAGTCTAAAGTCTTTTTTGTGAATGTCTCCCCTCTAGTTAGGGACAAACTCGTCCGCTTTTGGAGTTTCCAAGTAGGGAATTTTTTGTGTATGTAGTTGGGCATTCCTTTCTTTCTGGGGTCGGAAAAAgcctccttttgggataaagttgttcaTTCAATAACCTCCAAAATTTCCTCCTGGAACCACAAGTGGCTTATGATGGCTGGTAAGATCcttttaatcaaatcagttttgaatGTCATCCCTACATATTTGATGTCTATCCTGCAGGCTCCCTCTCAAGTTATCAAGGACATTAATTTTTcccttaggtccttcctttggaatgataaCGTGGGAGGTAGAAAGAAGATCCCTCTCCTTGCTTGGGacaatatttgtcacctcaaagagtTGGGGGGTGTGGGTATTCATGATTTAGCTATTCAGAATAAAGTGTTGGGGGTGAAATTGATATGACAGTTATATGCAAAGCCTCATAGAAAATGGGTTTCCATGATGCTCgctaagtatttaaggggagcATCCAGAGAAAGGATTTTTACAGCTACATCTCTTCTAAAGGGTTCGGCATTCTAGAACTTTTTGGTTTCTTGTAGGAAGGTTGTCTTACGAAATTTATCTTGGGTTGTCCATAGTGGGAAAAAGGCccagttttgggatgaagtttggaatgggcatcTTGCTTTTTCAGCTATTCGTGACTGGTCCTCTTTGCCTGGTATTCTATTGAAACTTTGGGGGCCTCTTGTTGCAAATTATTTTAACATTATTTCCTCAGGTCCATGTTTAGTGGCTAAATGGAAGGATATCCCTCCCTAGTCTATTGATAACGATCTTATACTTGCCTTTGTGGAAGAGCTTCATTAAAGACCTCTAATTTTTCACAATAAGGAGGACTCCTTGGTCTGGATTAAGAATGTTGTAGGTTCATATTCAGTAAAAGATGGGTCTAATTCTTTGGTTCAGTCCTCTTCACCCTCCTACTGGCCTACTAAGCTATTTTGGCATCCTTCTTGTCTTCCAAAGGCAGGGTTTTTTGCTTCGTTGGCAGTCCAAGATAAAGTCCTCACTGGGATGTGATTGGACAGACTTGGGATTACAACAGTATTTCCTTGTGTTTTTGGTGGTTATTTTATGGAATCTATGGATCTCCTTTTCTTTTTATGTCCATTTACTTCTAagtgttggtattggttgtttggtaTGCTTGGATGGTCTTCTGCTCTTTGTCCAAatctattttcacaattcatgacCTCGCCCTTGTTGTTTTCCTCTTCGTTCTATTCATCTCTTTGGGTTGTCTCCCCATCTCTGGTGGTCTGGAATCTCTGGCTTGAAAGGAATTCTAGAATTTTCAAACATAAATCTACCAACCTGACTAATATAATTGGTAAAATCCAAACCTCCATTAGTGAGGTGGTACTTTCTTTCATCCATAAAAAATTAGATCACCTCGGGTCTTTTTCacattgggataattgggtcactTGGAAACAGTCTTTGCTTCATTTGATGCCTTCCCATGGAGCTATTTTAGATGGGCTATCTTCTCTTGTTAAACGCAAGATGGCTAAATGGAGTCCTCCTCccttcccttcattcaaactttaGTTTGATGGGGTTTCTAAGGGGAATCCGGGAAGGTCTGGTGTTGGagtaattattttttatcattcttcaaagATCATCAAAGCCGTGGGAAAATATATTGGTCAGGGTACCAATAATGTGGTTGAGTTTCAGGCTTTGTCCTTTGGGCTTGATCTCActctttcattaaacattaaagatattgttattgaaggAGACTCAATGCTGGTCTTTCAAACAGTTGTTGCCAAAAAATGTCTCTCTTggcattttcaatattttttagacCACATTCTTCTGGAATTAAAAGGCTTTTCCACTTTCTATATCTCTCACTGTTTCAGGGAGATCAATGTATCTGTGGATTTTCTAGCGAACAAGTCTATTGTTGAGGGTGCTGATTTATTAGAGTTTGGTCCTTCAgacattcttgtttcttgcatgAAGCTTCTTCCTTAGTAGGTCTTCCTTTTAGGAACCTTCTTTATTTTCTATACTTGGTGTGGTTTTCTTTCATAAGTGCCTCTAGTGAAGGTGTTGGTCTTTGGGACAATATCGTTGCTGCTGACATTTCCTGGTAGAATTTCCTCATGGAGTAAAGAGATTGTTGTAGATTCTCCTATTGGATTGAGATTCCCTTTATGCTAGTATCCTCTCCCATCTCCTTGCCTTGTGTGGTTTTTCACTTCCCTATATGGCTATAAGGGGGATGTTGTCCTGCCTTATGGTAGCATCTCTATTGTAGCTATATTTGGTAGTAGCTCCTCATTAAGTATGGATGAGCGAGGGGCAACTTATGTTTGGCTGACAATTTTGGTATTGAATGggcttttgttttgttttctatttatcCTATGTGGTTGCTTGCTTGGTTATTGTGGATATCTTTGTTGATGGATATTTCAGTTTCCATTTGATATCTTGGGGACTATTTTGGTACCAGCCTTTATTCATCTCCACTCATTTcatgtgtgtgggggaaaaagcgagactaggttaacatgccctaatcctaccttttgacacacattacggaatacgaaagagcctagaggtatcacacaattggctacttcttcttgtgaaagagagagccacgggctacctattaggatttctattcctttgttgaaattggaagatcaaatgatgcaagttcaatccctaaccccaaagtgcaagtatgaactaataacaagattgcagaattgaacttaaacaatggaaagctgtaaacacaaggacaagacaagaatgcaaatgcatacctggagttaaaatctgactgaaaatgttcgagacgggggcgcgggtgccactgtcctgattctgcccctgaaactgctccggaaactgctgtttttgcactctggaaaagttgTCAAagatgctgaaaatgttgtctatcaggaggaccagggcgcccagcgcccctgtcccagggaccagggcacccagcgcccctgtcctggtaggaccagggcaccccacgcccctgtcctggtcttttgctccgaaacttggtgtgaagttctgtctttgtctgcttctcccggatctgcaacctgcggcgtcgtccgagtcccgaaacttgcacttatgtctgaaaaggtgtttgggtagctatatagggttttgccttagtcaaacccccgcttcgatgatttccacctccacgaatagccaagttgtattgtaaaatgtattgtgtgtgcagacctagtgtgtgtgcaaggtccttaaatgcaagaaagcaaactagagcaacctagaaagtaaaccctaattgattgtaaatgataatgtaaatgctctaaatcaagatgcaaagtgatctaaagcatgaataagtgatatattgaagcttatgcaaagacatgaaaacaacatgaaatcatacccaaccctcaagggaggagtacaagccaatcttcagtcggtaatctcctattgttcttcaatgtcttccaagccctaaatagatgaatgaaattgatgaatgcttgatagatggatgttgaatgttgttgaagtcttcaaagatctgctctttcgctgcatatgaggtcctgaaaatcaaaaatcggatcctttccaatgaagaaagagagctcttatatatgaaaccctaggtcttaatttcgacttttggccaacctagagattgaatatcccaccaatttcttggggttaagctttattttatgattggattgcgctcctaaaatttcgggaaaaatgtccgggaccatgtgcactccgggcgccatggtcccgacaacttttcaccaaattttcagggccgtcggatatgatgattttagagagaatcccaaagttacaggtgattttgagatgttttgaccccgaaaccaagcccccaagttcgaaataggacttaattagggtttttgattaagtggtgtattggaggaataaaatgaaaagggcacactttaatgaaagggcccaactttatgatataggagatgataaaataggaccttagacctaattaatttaattaattaagtgctaaaggggaaatgcaatgcaaaatacaaaatgcgccaaggcgggtgctaaactaggtgtgaaattgtaccaccctagcaagtgcgtacaatttacgacgctacatcatGCTAATTATTAGCTAGGCATGGGTTTGCTAAGTTATATCTATTAGATCCTTTGCTTTTTTGGGTAATCATTTTTCTTTATGGTCGGAAGTGGGTGCCTTTGCCATGGGTTTTCGTATCATAATAACAAGAATTGGTCCTTCTTTTGAATCATTTCATATCATGATTGTTCTTCTACTTAGGGAGTTGCTTTAATGATTGGGGTTGTTGTGAGGTATGAGGTAATTTCATCATTGGGTGAGCAGCCTTTTGCTCGTCGTTTTCTCTTATGATGGAAAGATAATTATGATCCAGTTATCTTGCTCTCTATTATATTCTGGATGGTGTATAGATATGGCATTCATTAtatctttgtatttttttttctaacacAAAATGCTCTGTTTTCTATGGGAGTTCTTGTCAAAATCGATGGATGGTGGCTTTtttctgaggaattggaaagagcagTTAATATGGTGGTGCAGAGGGTTTCTTATTCTATTGTTACTTTTGTGGATTTTGTTGTGGACTATTCTTTGGATTGGTCTCATCCTTCTTCCTGAGGGTTTTCATCATCCTTCTCTGCTTCTTATCTGGATGGGCATATGTTTGCTCACCATTTTGCGCTGTCAGGATTTCTTATTCTTGGTTCCCTTCTGGCTTTGTGTTTTATTCTCTTCAGAGCCTTGGACTCATGTGTTCTATAGACATATTGGCTATTGGGGTGAGGGCACGGCTTATGCTTAGACATCGTTGGCTTCATTCTGGGATGTTCTCTTCTAGATTGGCTCTCACAACTTCCTTTATATTTAATGTGCTTGGCTATGTAACTGGGGGGTTTTATTTTGGATGCCTATGGGcctttgtaatgggtagataggcttatgttctcttgagcaatactgaagggttttcttactagttctttcccttcAGCAGTCCTTGAACCAAACAccatgtaaaaataaataaaaataaagatttaatataattttagtggttcatccacttttattaaaaaaaaaaaaaaaacatcaaaaaatcatttttttctaacataacatttcattataACAACTTCATAACATATTGAGTATAGACATCAACATCAATGGAGGATGGACATCCAATCATGACAACACGTCCAATAATCTCCATCATAGTTTTATATGCAATTGCAACTAtgatattaatgacaacactaCATTGAgggttgatatcaatgataacaaACTGGAACAATTTTCAATTACTCTTCTCTTCAATCCTTTCATAAAAATATATTGAGTTTCCTCTCTAGACTTTCATACATTCCTCTACATCTTTTTATTAATTCTGTTTAACCTCCACAATACAATCTTCTTACTCTATTGGCATTAATCTTCCACAACCTCATTGCATATTCCACTAAcacttatttttttatatttattataggTTTATGATTACATTATACTAAAAggattttattttttgtgtttctaTGAAAGATCCATAGTTGTCAAACTCCTCTTCCTTTTTTCTCAATAAAATATATGTTGTGTTTGATCAGCTTCTACGATTGTACTCTTTCACTTTTTTCAATGAAAATTTCATGAGATTTTTTTGTATTGAAACTAAATATAATAAGAAAATTCCTTGACATTATTTTTTTCCACCTCACATGATGAGGTAAcaatttctttttctaattcattcttaaaattgttaaaattagtaattttattcttatttttaaatTCCTATATTTCATATTGCTTCATTTATCTCTCAACAAAAAATAATACTTTGTCTTTCCATTATTGCATCTCACGTGGAAGAttcttttcttgagatttttttctcttctttttacaAGAACTTGTAGTTTACCTCTCCTTGTCTTATTCTCAAGTTGTCATGCACTCTCTCATTATAAGAGAGATTTATTTTTCTTCCTCAAAATAAAATCTCTCCTCTTAAGTCCTTTTCACTATTTTTCTTGCAAGAGAGTCAAAGAGGTTCTTTTAAAGTCCCTTTCTTATAATGCATATTTGAATTATCTAAATATTTTTTTACTCATGTTTATTGGCACTATTTTTATTTTCCATCACCTTTGTTCCTtcataataatttatatttattttttctatcacATTATTGTCAATTCCATAGGCAAAAAAGATAATCAGACGCTAAATTTCTATTAGCTCCTCATTGGAGATTGAAGAACAAAAATAGGCCCTAACCATTTTGGTAAACTCTCAAACAATCGTAATCAATTTTTTTCTACTTTGGTTTGCTAAATCTAGTTCGCATCGACTTTTAGTTTAGCTATCTTCACTCTTTTCAatcttattaattaatttatttaaatcaatcattttaatatattCCTCATATTTTATTTGTGTTCCCTCTTGTTATTTTGTAGGTTCATAACTACTTGTATTGTCAACTTATAT
This window harbors:
- the LOC131875389 gene encoding uncharacterized mitochondrial protein AtMg01250-like; protein product: MILKLDMLKAYDRANWQSLVAVLYHLGFSHCWIKWVFSCISSGRFSVLINGSPSRIFASSWGIRQGNPLSPFLFILLAKELSRAISNATSSGLWSGIRVDGFPSPQSHCLFVDDTLLFGVASLREARVIKKIISDYAAFSRQKVNNQKSKVFFVNVSPLVRDKLVRFWSFQVGNFLCM